In one Burkholderiales bacterium GJ-E10 genomic region, the following are encoded:
- a CDS encoding putative glycosyltransferase — MKILYLNADSGIPVLGDKGASVHVREFTAAAAALGHEVVLACAALGEGNPPPPARLLHLEMPNDPEVVAAVGRRLGIAASELETVEMRRELRRIAYDDTLVRRTTTELSRIGFRPDVVYERHSLLCSAGAEIAAHYGVARILEVNAPLVDEQARYRGLRLVDRATAMQAASYRGAQVVVAVSDAVAAHVRQVVGYAVRVEVVPNGVDTERFGTGGKGDEIRRAFGLGDGTVIGFIGSFKPWHGVDLLIRAFEEIASGHPSARLVAVGDGPDWAAARDRVAASSCAGQVLLPGRVPHADIPHWLEAMDVTAAPYAPQDDFYFSPLKIIESLAAGRPVVAPRLGQITDIVQDGATGVLYEPGSVRGCAQALGVLLAQPQLRQRMAENARAFAGECSWKRVVGTVLGFDIGAAAGLGA, encoded by the coding sequence ATGAAGATCCTCTACTTGAACGCCGATTCCGGCATCCCGGTCCTGGGCGACAAAGGCGCCTCGGTGCATGTGCGCGAATTCACCGCGGCCGCCGCCGCGCTCGGACACGAGGTCGTCCTGGCATGCGCAGCGCTCGGCGAAGGCAATCCGCCGCCGCCGGCGCGACTGCTCCATCTGGAGATGCCCAACGATCCGGAGGTGGTGGCCGCGGTGGGGCGGCGGCTCGGCATCGCCGCCTCCGAACTCGAAACCGTCGAGATGCGGCGGGAACTCCGTCGCATCGCCTACGACGACACGCTTGTCCGACGCACGACGACCGAGTTGTCCCGCATCGGATTCCGACCGGATGTCGTCTACGAGCGGCACAGCCTGCTGTGCAGCGCGGGGGCGGAAATCGCCGCCCACTACGGCGTCGCGCGCATCCTGGAGGTGAACGCGCCGCTGGTGGACGAGCAGGCGCGCTACCGGGGACTGCGACTGGTCGACCGTGCTACGGCAATGCAAGCCGCCTCCTATCGCGGTGCGCAGGTCGTCGTGGCCGTTTCGGATGCCGTCGCGGCGCATGTGCGTCAGGTCGTCGGGTATGCGGTGCGCGTCGAAGTAGTTCCCAACGGGGTGGATACCGAGCGCTTCGGGACCGGCGGGAAGGGGGACGAGATTCGCCGCGCGTTCGGCCTGGGCGACGGTACGGTGATCGGATTCATCGGCAGCTTCAAGCCGTGGCATGGCGTGGACCTGTTGATCCGGGCCTTCGAGGAGATCGCGTCCGGCCACCCGTCCGCCCGCCTCGTGGCGGTCGGCGACGGTCCGGACTGGGCGGCGGCGCGGGACCGGGTGGCGGCCTCTTCGTGCGCCGGGCAGGTATTGCTGCCGGGGCGGGTCCCGCATGCGGACATCCCGCACTGGCTGGAGGCGATGGACGTCACCGCGGCGCCGTATGCGCCGCAGGACGATTTCTACTTCTCGCCGTTGAAGATCATCGAATCGCTGGCCGCCGGCCGTCCGGTGGTGGCGCCGCGCCTGGGGCAGATCACCGACATCGTGCAGGACGGCGCGACCGGGGTGCTGTATGAGCCCGGAAGCGTACGGGGTTGCGCGCAGGCCCTCGGGGTCCTGCTCGCGCAGCCGCAGCTTCGGCAACGGATGGCGGAGAACGCACGGGCGTTCGCAGGCGAATGCAGCTGGAAGCGCGTGGTCGGGACGGTGCTGGGATTCGACATCGGGGCGGCGGCCGGGTTGGGCGCATGA
- a CDS encoding ABC transporter-like protein, giving the protein MNDRGANPPPSPPGGRAWLWQYLAQERGKFLAGCAMTVLRSMVLLVTPWPLKFLFDSVLLQHPLPHRLAGVLPDPVLGRTALLDVLVLTMIGLGVVEAVLVYGGNRLLLDAGSRVVMRVRADLFAHLQRMDLGFHRRTPGGELMTRIGADVRQLQDLIAAIGIDVVPHTLSILGMAAVMFWVNWRFALFAVAVAPVLFFVARYYAARLRQSLREVRQQEGNLWSEVQEVFGALHVVQAFAREEYEDRRFATIADAGLASNEKANEAQAQFGPAIGLVLAVATGAVAWYGAGSVLHGTLTVGELLVFMAYVNRMATPARQLAKTGRVFGRSIVAIERIGECRAERSAIVEMPDAVLPDHCEGRVELRNVRFGYLPGEMVLRDVSFALEPGKMVALVGETGSGKSTIAGLIARFHDPASGSVVLDGFDLRTLRLDFVRRNVATVHQDPVLFRASIWENIAYGDPAAGRAEAIEAARRVGVASVFERLPQGFDTVVGERGSTLSGGQRQCVAIARAMLAGAPIVLLDEPSSSLDPATECGVMAALRQLAKGRSALVIAHRLETVVAADLILVLERGRIVERGTHAELVARRGAYGRLWRALLGEDGAAPMAGMVLS; this is encoded by the coding sequence ATGAACGATCGCGGCGCGAACCCGCCGCCTTCGCCACCGGGCGGGCGTGCGTGGCTGTGGCAGTACCTCGCGCAGGAGCGCGGCAAGTTCCTTGCCGGTTGCGCGATGACGGTGCTGCGCTCCATGGTCCTGCTGGTGACGCCCTGGCCGCTGAAGTTCCTGTTCGACAGCGTGCTGCTCCAGCATCCCTTGCCGCATCGTCTCGCGGGCGTGCTTCCCGATCCGGTTCTTGGCCGGACAGCGCTGCTCGATGTCCTGGTCCTCACGATGATCGGCCTCGGGGTGGTCGAGGCCGTCCTGGTGTACGGCGGGAATCGATTGCTGCTCGATGCCGGAAGCCGGGTGGTCATGCGCGTGCGTGCGGACCTGTTCGCGCATCTGCAGCGCATGGACCTGGGTTTCCATCGGCGCACGCCCGGCGGCGAACTCATGACGCGGATCGGGGCGGACGTGCGCCAGTTGCAGGACCTCATCGCTGCGATCGGGATCGACGTCGTGCCGCATACGCTTTCGATTCTCGGGATGGCGGCGGTGATGTTTTGGGTCAATTGGCGATTTGCGCTGTTTGCCGTTGCGGTGGCCCCGGTGCTGTTCTTCGTCGCGCGCTACTACGCGGCACGCTTGCGCCAGTCGCTTCGCGAGGTCCGGCAGCAGGAGGGAAACCTCTGGAGCGAGGTGCAGGAAGTGTTCGGCGCGCTGCACGTCGTGCAGGCGTTCGCGCGCGAGGAGTACGAGGACCGTCGCTTTGCCACGATCGCCGATGCCGGTCTCGCGTCGAACGAGAAGGCCAACGAGGCCCAGGCGCAGTTCGGTCCCGCGATCGGACTGGTCCTCGCGGTGGCGACCGGGGCGGTCGCCTGGTATGGCGCCGGCAGCGTCCTGCACGGGACGTTGACGGTCGGAGAACTGCTGGTTTTCATGGCGTACGTCAATCGGATGGCGACGCCGGCACGCCAGCTGGCCAAGACGGGACGGGTGTTCGGGCGGTCGATCGTCGCCATCGAACGCATCGGCGAATGTCGGGCGGAGCGGTCGGCGATCGTGGAGATGCCCGATGCGGTGCTGCCGGATCATTGTGAGGGCAGGGTCGAGCTCCGGAACGTCCGTTTTGGATATCTCCCGGGGGAGATGGTGCTGCGCGACGTTTCCTTCGCGCTCGAACCCGGAAAGATGGTCGCCCTGGTGGGGGAGACGGGTTCGGGGAAGAGCACGATCGCCGGCCTGATCGCGCGCTTCCATGACCCGGCTTCCGGCAGCGTGGTTCTCGACGGCTTCGACCTCCGCACGTTGCGCCTCGATTTCGTGCGCCGGAACGTCGCGACGGTGCATCAGGATCCCGTGCTCTTTCGTGCCAGCATCTGGGAGAACATCGCATACGGCGACCCGGCGGCGGGGCGCGCGGAGGCGATCGAGGCGGCGCGGCGGGTCGGCGTGGCATCCGTCTTCGAGCGGCTGCCGCAAGGGTTCGACACGGTGGTGGGGGAACGCGGCAGCACGCTCTCGGGCGGGCAGCGCCAATGCGTCGCGATCGCGCGGGCGATGCTTGCGGGCGCGCCGATCGTGCTCCTCGACGAACCCAGCAGCAGTCTCGATCCGGCGACCGAGTGCGGCGTGATGGCGGCCTTGCGGCAGCTTGCAAAGGGCCGCTCCGCACTCGTCATTGCCCATCGGCTGGAAACCGTCGTCGCGGCCGACCTGATCCTCGTGCTGGAACGCGGACGCATCGTCGAGCGCGGCACCCATGCGGAACTGGTTGCCCGCCGCGGCGCCTATGGCCGGCTGTGGCGCGCGCTGCTGGGCGAGGACGGCGCGGCGCCGATGGCCGGGATGGTGTTGTCGTGA
- a CDS encoding phosphoglycerate mutase translates to MTRTAERRVRPRPAGRAAIYFVRHGETRWTAQGRYQGGSDIPLTPAGVRQAHRAARSLRRQGVTAVVSSPLRRAVRTSEVIARSLGVRNRAIDRRLHEVRFGSWEGLTQREVRDRWPDQLRVWKRNPDRFRFPDGETLAQAQARLAAFLRTLRSRRRNRLGTIVVVTHAGIIRLALLAAGDLPLSQFRTFVVEPGAVVRLDLHFGAVRGDRLGASRFSVGSLEHRERLK, encoded by the coding sequence GTGACGCGCACCGCGGAACGACGGGTCCGGCCCCGTCCCGCGGGGCGTGCGGCGATCTATTTCGTCCGGCACGGCGAAACGCGCTGGACGGCGCAGGGCCGGTATCAGGGCGGCAGCGACATCCCGCTGACGCCGGCAGGGGTGCGCCAGGCGCACCGTGCGGCCCGCAGCCTGCGGCGCCAAGGCGTTACGGCCGTCGTGTCGAGTCCCTTGCGCCGGGCGGTCCGGACCTCGGAGGTCATCGCGAGATCCCTCGGCGTCCGGAATCGTGCCATCGATCGGCGATTGCACGAAGTTCGCTTCGGAAGCTGGGAAGGATTGACGCAGCGTGAGGTGCGCGACCGCTGGCCGGACCAGCTCCGGGTATGGAAGCGCAACCCGGATCGCTTCCGATTCCCCGACGGGGAGACGCTGGCCCAGGCGCAGGCGCGCCTGGCGGCGTTCCTTCGTACCCTGCGATCGCGGCGGCGGAACCGGTTGGGGACGATCGTCGTCGTCACCCACGCCGGAATCATCCGCTTGGCGCTTCTTGCCGCGGGGGATCTGCCGCTGTCGCAGTTCCGGACGTTCGTGGTCGAGCCGGGCGCGGTCGTCCGCCTGGACCTGCATTTCGGCGCGGTTCGCGGCGATCGCCTAGGGGCGAGTCGATTTTCTGTTGGTTCCTTGGAGCATAGGGAAAGGTTGAAATGA
- a CDS encoding nucleotide sugar dehydrogenase has protein sequence MKVTVIGTGYVGLVTGACLADVGNSVLCIDIDHAKVARLNAGEIPIHEPGLDEVVARNRAAGRLHFSSDYDAAVDHSDIFFIAVGTPTDEDGSADVRHVEGAARELGRRLTRNALVVVKSTVPVGTHVLVGHAVEEELAHRGKKVKVAVASNPEFLKEGAAVADFMHPDRIVVGTEDPDAIATFTALYAPFNRNHNRLIILDPHSSELAKYAANAMLATRISFMNELARLAEKLGADIEKVRDAIGADPRIGPSFLYAGAGYGGSCFPKDVRALLAMARENVVSARLLSAVHEVNEEQKHVLATKLRDALGGELRGRVIAIWGLAFKANTDDVREASSVVLIRDLVAAGATVRAYDPQARDTARRALSEIERKVTICDTAEAACEGADALVVVTEWLEFRSPDFAALAPKLRARTLVDGRNLYDPRAVAAAGLRYVGIGRPAAA, from the coding sequence ATGAAAGTAACGGTCATTGGAACGGGCTACGTCGGCTTGGTCACCGGTGCGTGCCTGGCGGACGTCGGCAACTCCGTGTTGTGCATCGATATCGACCATGCCAAGGTCGCGCGGCTGAACGCCGGCGAGATCCCCATACACGAGCCGGGGCTCGACGAGGTCGTCGCGCGCAACCGGGCGGCGGGACGGCTGCATTTTTCGTCCGATTACGACGCCGCGGTCGACCATTCCGACATCTTCTTCATCGCCGTCGGCACGCCGACCGACGAGGATGGTTCGGCCGATGTCCGGCACGTCGAAGGGGCGGCGCGCGAACTCGGCCGGCGCCTGACGCGCAACGCGCTGGTGGTCGTCAAGTCCACCGTGCCGGTCGGGACGCACGTCCTCGTCGGCCATGCGGTCGAGGAGGAGCTCGCCCACCGCGGGAAGAAGGTCAAGGTCGCCGTCGCATCGAATCCGGAGTTCCTCAAGGAAGGGGCCGCGGTCGCGGATTTCATGCATCCGGACCGCATCGTCGTGGGAACCGAGGATCCGGACGCGATCGCGACGTTCACCGCGCTCTATGCGCCGTTCAACCGCAACCACAATCGCCTGATCATCCTGGATCCGCATTCGTCGGAACTCGCGAAGTACGCGGCCAACGCGATGCTGGCGACCCGGATCTCGTTCATGAACGAACTGGCGCGCCTTGCGGAAAAGCTCGGAGCGGATATCGAAAAGGTGCGGGACGCGATCGGGGCCGACCCCCGGATCGGCCCCAGTTTCCTCTATGCCGGCGCCGGATATGGCGGATCGTGCTTTCCGAAGGACGTCCGGGCGCTGCTGGCCATGGCGCGCGAGAACGTGGTCTCGGCGCGTCTGCTGTCGGCCGTGCATGAGGTGAACGAGGAGCAGAAGCACGTCCTGGCAACGAAACTGCGTGACGCGCTGGGCGGCGAATTGCGCGGCCGGGTGATCGCCATATGGGGACTCGCATTCAAGGCCAACACCGACGACGTGCGCGAGGCGTCCAGCGTGGTCCTGATCCGCGACCTCGTCGCCGCCGGGGCGACGGTGCGGGCCTACGATCCGCAGGCCCGCGATACGGCCCGCCGGGCATTGTCCGAAATCGAGCGAAAAGTCACCATCTGCGACACCGCGGAAGCCGCCTGCGAAGGCGCCGATGCGCTCGTCGTGGTCACGGAATGGCTCGAGTTCCGCAGTCCGGATTTTGCCGCGCTGGCGCCCAAGCTGCGCGCCCGTACCCTCGTCGATGGACGCAACCTCTACGATCCGCGCGCGGTTGCCGCGGCGGGGCTGCGGTATGTCGGGATCGGGCGTCCGGCGGCCGCCTGA
- a CDS encoding putative nucleoside-diphosphate-sugar epimerases protein, whose translation MEDTVLVTGCAGFIGSAVAEALLARGERVVGLDNFNSYYDPRLKRDRVARGTDPAYRVVEIDLADRAALFSLMAETRPARIIHLAAQAGVRYSFENPHAYIDSNIAGFVNLLEAARVAGNVRHFVYASSSSVYGANVKQPFSIDDPVERPISLYAATKRANELIAQVYAMQFGLRLTGLRYFTVYGPWGRPDMAPLKFARAIFEGKPIEVYGEGDMRRDFTYIDDIVDGTLRALDETTRFDAVPHRVYNLGNHRPEELLHFIEILERAIGRPAKRVFKPMQAGDVRSTAADIDATIRDLGWKPTTNIDVGLDALVRWLRGYYGYDGAESAPKKGYPLSR comes from the coding sequence GTGGAAGACACGGTTCTGGTTACCGGATGCGCCGGATTCATCGGCAGTGCGGTCGCAGAGGCGCTGCTCGCGCGGGGCGAGCGCGTGGTGGGGCTCGACAACTTCAATTCGTATTACGACCCGCGGCTCAAGCGCGACCGCGTGGCGCGCGGGACCGACCCCGCCTATCGGGTGGTGGAAATCGACCTGGCGGATCGCGCCGCCCTGTTTTCCCTGATGGCGGAGACGCGGCCCGCCCGCATCATTCATCTTGCCGCGCAGGCCGGCGTGCGCTACTCCTTCGAAAACCCGCACGCCTACATCGACAGCAACATCGCAGGATTCGTCAATCTGCTGGAAGCGGCGCGGGTTGCGGGGAACGTCCGGCACTTCGTGTACGCATCGTCGTCGAGCGTATACGGCGCCAACGTCAAGCAGCCGTTCTCGATCGACGATCCCGTCGAACGGCCGATCAGCCTCTATGCCGCCACCAAGCGGGCGAACGAGCTGATTGCGCAGGTGTACGCGATGCAGTTCGGCTTGCGCCTCACCGGGTTGCGCTACTTCACCGTGTACGGGCCCTGGGGGCGTCCGGACATGGCGCCGTTGAAGTTCGCCCGCGCCATCTTCGAGGGGAAGCCCATCGAGGTCTACGGGGAAGGGGACATGCGTCGCGATTTCACCTATATCGACGATATCGTCGACGGAACCTTGCGCGCGCTCGACGAGACGACCCGGTTCGACGCGGTGCCCCATCGCGTCTACAACCTGGGGAACCATCGCCCGGAGGAACTGCTGCACTTCATCGAGATCCTGGAGCGCGCGATCGGCAGACCCGCGAAACGGGTGTTCAAGCCCATGCAGGCCGGCGACGTCCGGTCGACGGCGGCGGACATCGACGCCACGATTCGCGATCTCGGGTGGAAGCCGACGACCAACATCGACGTCGGACTCGACGCCTTGGTGCGGTGGCTGCGGGGCTATTACGGCTATGACGGCGCTGAGTCTGCGCCGAAGAAGGGGTACCCCCTCTCCCGCTAG
- a CDS encoding 3-deoxy-D-manno-octulosonic-acid transferase: protein MNAEGRTPQRAPAWYTAAWIAALPFVALYLCRRGLRQREYFRHWGERFLGAGALAPVAQAGTRGTTKPRGTTNLATIWIHAVSVGETHAAWPLIERLAQRHPDARFVLTHMTPTGRAVGAELAERLARTAGSAHASARILQRYLPYDLPGPVQRFLRETRPDVGVLMETEIWPTLLYEAAVAGIPTVLANARLSERSAAKAARFSRLFARAGANLAAVGAQTPTDRDRIARWFPGPIAVTGNLKFDLEPDAELVARGERWRARLGSGRPGGQPIWLFASTREGEEAMLLDALSSRARKEAAAPQPRLLFVPRHPQRFDDVAALLVQRGLRVLRRTQWDTPFADPAAPDASAVLLGDSMGEMPMYYAMADAAVIGGSLAPLGGQNLIEAAACGCPVVFGPHMFNFAQAAADAVASGAARRVADAAEALQALAEITGDTALHARMRAAAQTFSRTHRGAADRMVVMIEDALRKPPVQTATASGLP, encoded by the coding sequence ATGAACGCGGAGGGTCGCACGCCGCAGCGCGCACCGGCCTGGTACACCGCGGCATGGATCGCCGCGCTGCCGTTCGTCGCGCTGTACCTCTGCCGTCGCGGGCTGCGTCAACGCGAGTACTTCCGGCATTGGGGCGAGCGGTTTCTCGGCGCGGGCGCCCTTGCCCCGGTGGCGCAGGCCGGGACAAGGGGGACGACGAAACCAAGGGGGACGACGAACCTCGCGACCATCTGGATCCATGCCGTCTCGGTCGGGGAAACCCACGCCGCGTGGCCGCTGATCGAGCGTCTCGCGCAGCGCCATCCGGACGCCCGCTTCGTGCTGACGCACATGACCCCCACCGGTCGCGCCGTCGGCGCCGAGCTCGCCGAGCGCCTGGCACGCACCGCGGGATCCGCGCACGCATCCGCGCGGATCCTGCAGCGTTATCTCCCGTACGACCTGCCCGGGCCCGTACAACGCTTCCTGCGCGAGACGCGCCCGGACGTCGGGGTTCTGATGGAAACCGAGATCTGGCCCACGCTGCTCTACGAAGCGGCGGTGGCGGGGATTCCGACCGTCCTCGCCAACGCACGGCTCTCTGAGCGCTCGGCCGCGAAGGCGGCACGATTCTCGCGCCTGTTCGCCCGCGCCGGCGCCAACCTCGCCGCCGTCGGTGCCCAGACCCCGACGGATCGCGATCGCATCGCGCGCTGGTTCCCCGGACCCATTGCCGTCACCGGCAACCTGAAATTCGACCTGGAGCCCGATGCCGAACTCGTCGCCCGCGGCGAACGATGGCGCGCCCGACTTGGCAGCGGTCGGCCGGGCGGTCAGCCGATATGGCTGTTCGCAAGCACGCGGGAAGGCGAAGAGGCGATGCTGCTCGATGCGCTGTCTTCCCGCGCCCGCAAGGAGGCGGCGGCACCGCAACCGCGGCTGTTGTTCGTCCCCCGCCACCCGCAACGCTTCGACGATGTGGCCGCGCTGCTGGTGCAACGCGGCCTGCGCGTGCTGCGGCGCACACAGTGGGATACGCCGTTTGCCGATCCGGCAGCGCCGGATGCATCCGCCGTCCTGCTGGGCGACTCGATGGGCGAGATGCCGATGTACTACGCGATGGCCGACGCCGCCGTGATCGGCGGCAGCCTCGCGCCGCTCGGGGGGCAGAACCTCATCGAGGCGGCGGCCTGCGGCTGCCCGGTCGTGTTCGGTCCGCACATGTTCAACTTCGCCCAGGCGGCAGCGGATGCGGTCGCCTCCGGCGCCGCACGCCGCGTGGCCGATGCCGCGGAAGCACTGCAGGCGCTGGCGGAGATCACCGGCGACACCGCGCTGCATGCCCGAATGCGCGCCGCGGCGCAGACGTTTTCCCGGACCCACCGCGGCGCCGCCGACCGGATGGTTGTGATGATCGAAGACGCGCTGCGGAAACCGCCGGTTCAGACGGCAACGGCAAGCGGACTGCCGTGA
- a CDS encoding lipopolysaccharide heptosyltransferase I, translating to MGDIVHALPMVTDIARAFPHARIDWVVEDAFAEIPRLHPSISRIIPIALRRWRKKPLSRQSWRELLAARSSLRRVRYHTIIDCQGLLKSALVAGSARGPVSGFSRTSAREPLATFFYRRTASIDRRLHAVDRNRRLAAFALGYALDGAEEFGLRPPPGEGVFAESGAVLLLTNASRATKLWPDSHWTALERHLADRGYRCLLPWGSEAERQSCERRAQPMVAAQVLPRANLSQLASLAAGAALTIGLDTGLTHLAAATGTPAVGIYCDYDPGLVGLRGSGRVASLGGVGMTPSVAEVLAAVDRVLANRPEPAPQ from the coding sequence ATGGGCGATATCGTCCATGCCCTGCCGATGGTCACCGACATCGCGCGTGCCTTTCCGCACGCCCGCATCGACTGGGTGGTCGAAGATGCGTTCGCGGAAATTCCCCGCCTGCATCCCTCGATATCCCGGATCATTCCGATCGCCTTGCGGCGCTGGCGGAAGAAGCCCTTGTCGCGGCAAAGCTGGCGCGAACTGCTCGCCGCGCGCAGCAGCCTGCGGCGGGTTCGCTATCACACCATCATCGACTGCCAGGGCCTGCTCAAAAGCGCGCTCGTGGCCGGTTCCGCCCGCGGCCCGGTGAGCGGATTCTCGCGGACCTCCGCGCGCGAGCCGCTGGCGACGTTCTTCTATCGGCGTACCGCCAGCATCGACCGGCGCCTGCACGCGGTGGACCGCAACCGCCGGCTTGCCGCGTTCGCGCTCGGCTACGCGCTCGACGGGGCCGAGGAATTCGGGCTGCGCCCCCCGCCGGGCGAAGGCGTCTTTGCCGAATCCGGTGCCGTGCTGCTGCTCACCAACGCCAGCCGCGCCACCAAGCTGTGGCCGGACTCGCACTGGACCGCACTCGAGCGCCACCTCGCCGACCGGGGCTACCGCTGCCTGCTGCCCTGGGGCAGCGAAGCGGAGCGGCAGTCCTGCGAGCGGCGGGCGCAACCCATGGTGGCGGCGCAAGTGCTGCCGCGCGCCAATCTTTCGCAGCTCGCCAGCCTGGCGGCGGGCGCGGCGCTGACGATCGGGCTCGACACCGGACTCACGCATCTCGCCGCGGCGACGGGAACACCGGCGGTAGGGATTTACTGCGACTACGACCCCGGACTGGTCGGGCTGCGCGGCAGCGGACGGGTCGCCAGCCTCGGCGGCGTGGGCATGACGCCGTCGGTGGCCGAAGTGCTCGCCGCCGTCGACCGGGTGCTCGCGAATCGGCCGGAGCCGGCGCCGCAATGA